Proteins from a single region of Psychrobacter cryohalolentis K5:
- the ureG gene encoding urease accessory protein UreG, giving the protein MALTPKVENKHSDTTLSPLRLGIGGPVGSGKTALTLRLCQRLRDDINMAVVTNDIYTKEDSEFLTRHEAMPAERIRGVETGGCPHTAIREDASINLSAIAELQQQFAGLELIIIESGGDNLAATFSPELSDLTLYVIDVSAGDKIPRKGGPGIMKSDLLIINKTDLAPFVGASLEVMARDAKKMRGDKPVVFSNMKTGEGVDDIVAFILDKGMISIA; this is encoded by the coding sequence ATGGCACTAACTCCTAAAGTCGAAAACAAACATTCAGACACGACATTATCACCACTACGCTTAGGTATTGGTGGCCCTGTAGGCTCAGGAAAAACAGCATTAACGCTGAGATTGTGTCAACGCCTGCGCGATGACATCAATATGGCAGTAGTAACCAATGATATTTATACCAAAGAAGATTCTGAATTTTTAACGCGTCATGAGGCCATGCCAGCCGAGCGCATTCGCGGTGTCGAAACGGGTGGCTGCCCGCATACTGCCATCCGTGAAGATGCCTCGATTAACCTATCTGCCATCGCCGAATTACAGCAGCAGTTTGCAGGTCTTGAGCTTATTATCATCGAGTCTGGTGGCGATAATTTGGCAGCCACCTTTAGTCCTGAATTATCCGACTTGACACTATATGTCATTGACGTCTCAGCAGGCGATAAAATCCCTCGTAAAGGCGGGCCTGGTATCATGAAATCGGACTTACTCATCATCAATAAAACCGACCTTGCCCCCTTCGTAGGCGCGTCACTTGAAGTGATGGCACGTGATGCCAAAAAAATGCGTGGCGATAAGCCTGTGGTCTTTAGCAACATGAAAACGGGTGAAGGCGTTGATGACATTGTTGCCTTTATCCTTGATAAAGGCATGATAAGCATAGCGTAA
- a CDS encoding urease accessory protein UreF, with protein MTNHATHYPTSTAQGMNDLNNADVTGRLLMLASSNLPIGSYTYSQGIEPAIESGLIHDESSSMDFMSDYLELALCRYELPLLALIIEALMIEDVALADAIGADYHASRETKEFVYESSQLALSLSAWLDNVLELNVPDSLLAHGFLPLFAHISSHWQFNPVQAMTTYAFGQIENMVLAAVKTVPLGQMAGQRIIWQLQQLLSQQIQPLAARVKQSFLYAQRLPLVADTPDIAISKLNLLYQQLQISANLPNLALLSCQHERQYSRLFRS; from the coding sequence ATGACTAATCATGCCACGCACTATCCTACCAGTACCGCACAAGGTATGAATGATCTGAATAATGCAGATGTGACCGGACGTTTGCTCATGCTGGCGTCAAGCAACTTACCTATTGGCAGTTATACCTACTCGCAAGGTATAGAACCGGCTATTGAGTCAGGGCTTATTCATGATGAAAGCAGTAGTATGGATTTTATGAGTGATTATCTGGAGCTGGCATTATGTCGTTATGAGCTACCGCTACTAGCACTCATTATTGAAGCCCTTATGATTGAGGACGTCGCACTTGCTGATGCTATAGGTGCAGATTACCACGCTAGCCGCGAAACCAAAGAGTTCGTCTATGAATCAAGTCAATTGGCTCTGTCTTTATCCGCATGGCTTGATAATGTCCTTGAGCTTAATGTGCCTGATAGCTTACTCGCTCATGGGTTTTTGCCACTGTTTGCCCATATCAGCTCGCACTGGCAATTTAACCCTGTACAAGCCATGACCACTTACGCTTTTGGTCAAATCGAAAATATGGTGCTGGCTGCGGTCAAGACCGTACCGCTTGGACAAATGGCAGGACAGCGAATCATTTGGCAGCTGCAACAGCTATTAAGCCAACAAATACAGCCACTGGCTGCTCGCGTCAAGCAAAGTTTTTTGTACGCTCAAAGGCTGCCGTTAGTGGCAGATACGCCTGACATAGCGATATCAAAGCTAAATCTACTTTATCAACAGCTACAAATATCAGCTAACTTACCAAATTTAGCGCTCCTGTCTTGCCAGCATGAAAGGCAATATAGCCGCTTATTTCGCTCTTAA
- the ureE gene encoding urease accessory protein UreE, with protein MKIYTQRLDPSTLSAEQQAVIEGQKQAENFLYLDFDTRQRSRFKAETQHQESIGVDLPRTETIKNGSVLADHQGNLIQIMAAKQTLIEVTADNDFDLMKGAYHLGNRHVPLMLTPTALYFEPDHVLEAMLHQLGLHTQAVQAPFEPETGAYKGNQGGHSHSHGHGNNHNHSHHNHDHSHTHGNSHD; from the coding sequence ATGAAAATTTATACGCAACGCCTCGATCCATCAACCCTTAGCGCTGAACAACAAGCCGTGATTGAAGGCCAAAAACAGGCAGAAAACTTTTTATATTTAGATTTCGACACCCGTCAGCGTAGCCGTTTTAAAGCAGAAACTCAGCATCAAGAATCCATTGGTGTTGATCTACCGCGTACGGAAACTATTAAGAATGGCAGTGTTTTAGCAGACCATCAAGGCAACCTAATACAGATTATGGCCGCCAAGCAAACCTTGATAGAAGTGACTGCCGATAATGATTTTGACCTTATGAAAGGCGCTTACCATTTAGGCAACCGCCATGTGCCTTTAATGCTGACCCCTACTGCCCTCTACTTTGAGCCTGACCATGTTTTAGAAGCGATGTTACATCAACTTGGCCTACATACCCAAGCCGTACAAGCACCGTTTGAGCCAGAAACGGGTGCTTATAAAGGCAATCAAGGCGGACATTCTCACTCCCATGGTCATGGTAATAATCATAATCACAGTCATCACAATCACGACCATTCACACACCCATGGCAACTCTCATGACTAA
- the ureC gene encoding urease subunit alpha, whose protein sequence is MGVVDPKTSQNTSKKRIDRRIYAEHFGPTTGDKVRLADTNLWLEVEYDLTSHIDHQPDIDSVNIGEEVKFGGGKVIRDGMGQSQLLGEQVADTIITNALIVDYSGIYKADIAIKEGRISGIGKAGNPDIQPNVTLPIGAATEIIAGEGKILTAGGIDSHIHFIAPQQCETALMSGVTTMLGGGTGPAEGTLATTCTPGAYHIHSMLKATDAIPMNIGFLGKGNVSLPAPIVEQIEAGAIGLKLHEDWGSTPKAIDNCLSVAEEYDVQVAIHTDTLNESGYLDSTLGAFKDRCIHTFHTEGAGGGHAPDILKAIGETNVLPSSTNPTRPFTINTIDEHLDMLMVCHHLSPAIAEDVAFAESRIRKETIAAEDILQDMGAISMMSSDSQAMGRVGEVIIRTWQTADKMKAQRGHLAPDQSAKTEQSLDNIMLSPTDSDSGNDNFRIKRYLAKYTINPAITHGISDEVGSLELGKWADLVLWSPAFFGVKPDLIIKGGLIAAAPMGDPNASISTPQPVHYRSMFGSFPKTVAQTCITFMSSAAIDKGVDRQLGLEKVIKAVHNIRKVRKQDMKFNSYCPQMEVNPETYEVYADGELLTCEPAEHLPMAQRYFLF, encoded by the coding sequence ATGGGCGTTGTAGACCCTAAAACCTCTCAAAACACCTCGAAAAAACGCATTGACCGACGTATTTATGCCGAACATTTTGGCCCTACCACAGGGGATAAGGTACGCTTGGCCGATACGAATTTATGGCTTGAGGTTGAATATGATTTGACCAGTCATATTGATCACCAGCCTGACATTGATAGTGTTAACATCGGTGAAGAGGTTAAGTTTGGCGGCGGGAAGGTTATCCGCGATGGGATGGGTCAATCACAGCTGCTGGGTGAGCAAGTTGCCGATACTATTATTACCAATGCTTTGATTGTGGACTACAGCGGTATCTACAAGGCAGATATCGCTATCAAAGAGGGTCGTATCAGTGGCATTGGTAAAGCTGGCAACCCTGATATTCAGCCTAATGTGACGTTACCTATTGGCGCGGCTACCGAAATTATCGCAGGAGAAGGTAAAATCTTGACTGCTGGCGGTATCGATAGTCATATTCATTTCATTGCACCGCAGCAATGTGAGACGGCATTGATGTCTGGTGTAACCACGATGTTAGGCGGTGGTACGGGACCTGCTGAAGGTACTCTTGCCACAACGTGCACTCCTGGTGCTTATCATATTCACAGCATGCTAAAAGCCACTGATGCTATTCCGATGAACATCGGATTCTTAGGTAAAGGCAATGTTAGTTTACCAGCGCCAATTGTTGAGCAAATCGAAGCGGGTGCTATCGGTCTTAAACTTCATGAAGACTGGGGCTCCACGCCCAAAGCCATTGATAACTGCCTTAGCGTGGCTGAAGAATACGATGTGCAAGTGGCTATTCATACTGATACGTTAAATGAAAGCGGCTATTTAGATAGCACTCTAGGCGCGTTTAAAGACCGTTGTATTCACACCTTCCATACCGAAGGCGCTGGCGGTGGTCATGCTCCAGATATCTTAAAAGCTATTGGCGAAACCAATGTTTTACCCTCATCAACCAACCCTACACGCCCTTTCACCATTAATACCATTGACGAGCATCTCGACATGCTCATGGTTTGTCACCATCTAAGCCCAGCCATTGCTGAAGATGTCGCTTTTGCAGAAAGCCGTATTCGTAAAGAAACCATCGCCGCTGAAGATATTTTACAAGATATGGGCGCTATCTCCATGATGAGTAGTGATTCGCAAGCGATGGGACGTGTGGGAGAAGTCATTATTCGCACATGGCAAACGGCTGATAAAATGAAAGCCCAGCGTGGTCACCTTGCTCCTGATCAATCAGCTAAAACTGAGCAGTCCTTAGACAATATCATGCTAAGTCCTACGGATTCTGATAGCGGCAATGACAACTTTCGTATCAAACGCTACCTCGCAAAATACACCATCAATCCCGCTATTACCCATGGCATCAGTGATGAAGTAGGATCACTTGAGTTGGGAAAATGGGCAGATTTAGTGTTGTGGTCGCCTGCATTTTTTGGTGTAAAGCCTGATTTAATTATAAAAGGCGGCTTGATTGCAGCGGCACCTATGGGTGACCCCAATGCTTCCATATCCACCCCCCAGCCTGTGCACTATCGCAGCATGTTTGGCAGCTTCCCCAAGACAGTAGCGCAGACTTGCATCACCTTTATGTCAAGTGCGGCTATTGATAAGGGTGTTGATAGGCAATTAGGATTAGAAAAGGTCATCAAAGCGGTACACAACATTCGTAAGGTACGCAAACAAGACATGAAGTTTAACAGCTACTGTCCTCAGATGGAGGTCAATCCTGAGACTTATGAAGTGTATGCCGATGGTGAGCTGCTGACCTGTGAGCCTGCCGAGCATCTGCCGATGGCACAGCGCTACTTTTTATTCTAG
- the ureA gene encoding urease subunit gamma, which translates to MQLNPTEKDKLLLFTAGMVAERRKNRGVKLNYPESIAYISMLLMEGARDGKTVAQLMSEGATYLSANDVMEGIAEMIHDVQVEATFPDGTKLVTVHNPIV; encoded by the coding sequence ATGCAATTAAATCCTACAGAGAAAGATAAACTCTTACTATTTACCGCCGGTATGGTGGCGGAACGTCGTAAAAATCGCGGCGTCAAGCTCAATTATCCTGAGTCTATCGCTTACATTAGCATGTTACTAATGGAAGGCGCGCGTGATGGCAAAACCGTGGCGCAACTGATGAGTGAAGGAGCCACTTATCTCTCTGCCAATGACGTCATGGAAGGCATTGCAGAGATGATACACGATGTCCAAGTTGAAGCCACTTTCCCCGATGGCACTAAGCTGGTGACGGTACATAACCCCATCGTATAG
- a CDS encoding urease accessory protein UreD has product MTWQSSLQLHFDCASNAAKTRLYHRAHTGALMVQRALYPEPDSTDSSQAGICHIYVLYPPAGIADDDRLTLEFDLHSNSHAVITTPGAGKWYGQRKSLRYSRPSDSSKFTNGTQSANSNTSNDCFNDVVSAEQHIDARLDDHAVLEWLPQESIYYDHSVSTANNRFYLAKTASLLTWDIAVFGRQAYQETFANGHYANRLEIWRESDLLVSECTAQQANTRWFTSPLGLNDQHVHGSFWAIPSTEVIAPELQNNPLKLGQYLDATITEIRNLIDTQSLPIHCTHNFQGINCRYLGADVRACFEAFYQIRELIRSKWYKLEPHRPRIWDT; this is encoded by the coding sequence TTGACTTGGCAATCCTCACTACAGCTTCATTTCGACTGCGCCTCTAATGCTGCAAAAACTCGGCTGTATCATCGTGCCCATACTGGGGCATTAATGGTGCAGCGTGCGCTGTATCCTGAGCCTGATAGTACTGATAGTAGCCAAGCAGGAATTTGCCATATTTATGTGTTGTATCCTCCTGCTGGTATCGCCGATGATGACCGCTTAACACTGGAATTTGACCTACACTCTAACAGCCATGCGGTGATTACCACCCCTGGAGCCGGCAAATGGTACGGGCAACGCAAATCATTACGATACTCTAGACCTAGCGACTCATCAAAATTTACCAACGGTACTCAATCGGCAAATAGCAACACTTCTAACGACTGTTTTAATGATGTTGTCAGCGCAGAACAGCATATCGACGCCCGCCTCGATGACCACGCTGTCCTTGAATGGCTACCACAAGAAAGCATTTATTACGATCATTCTGTCTCTACTGCCAATAACCGCTTTTATTTAGCTAAGACGGCAAGTTTATTGACTTGGGATATTGCTGTGTTCGGACGTCAAGCGTATCAAGAGACTTTTGCTAATGGTCATTATGCCAACCGCTTAGAGATATGGCGTGAGAGTGATCTATTGGTCAGTGAGTGCACCGCCCAACAAGCCAATACGCGCTGGTTTACCTCACCATTAGGATTGAATGATCAACATGTGCATGGCTCTTTTTGGGCAATACCTAGCACAGAGGTCATTGCGCCAGAACTACAGAATAATCCGCTCAAGCTCGGCCAATATTTAGATGCCACTATTACCGAGATACGCAATCTCATTGATACGCAGTCACTACCCATTCACTGTACTCACAATTTTCAAGGTATTAATTGCCGTTATTTAGGGGCAGATGTGCGTGCCTGCTTTGAGGCCTTTTACCAAATTCGCGAGCTTATCAGGTCTAAATGGTACAAGCTTGAGCCTCATCGACCGAGAATTTGGGACACTTAA
- the urtE gene encoding urea ABC transporter ATP-binding subunit UrtE gives MLEINAINQYYGGSHILRDVTLAAPVGECSVVLGRNGVGKTTLLKCLMGILPIKSGEILLDGKDISQMTPEQRVRAGLAYVPQGRDIFSTLTVEENILIGMAKFSQRKASKVPKHLYDIFPVLDEMKHRRGGDLSGGQQQQLAIARALASEPSVLVLDEPTEGIQPSIIKDIGRVIRDLGYQGEMAIILVEQFYEFAEELADNYTVLSRGQVVAQGAGVDMAKNNIQELVAI, from the coding sequence ATGTTAGAAATTAATGCCATAAATCAATATTATGGTGGCAGTCACATTTTACGTGATGTCACCCTCGCCGCCCCGGTAGGAGAATGTAGCGTGGTACTGGGTCGTAATGGCGTCGGTAAAACCACCTTGCTTAAATGCTTGATGGGCATCCTACCAATAAAATCAGGTGAAATTTTATTAGACGGTAAGGACATTAGTCAGATGACGCCTGAGCAGCGTGTACGCGCAGGACTCGCTTATGTACCGCAAGGACGTGATATCTTTTCCACTTTGACCGTTGAAGAAAACATTCTGATTGGCATGGCGAAATTTTCTCAACGAAAAGCAAGCAAAGTACCTAAACACTTGTATGATATATTTCCAGTGCTGGACGAGATGAAGCATCGCCGCGGCGGCGATCTATCTGGCGGTCAGCAGCAGCAGCTCGCTATTGCTCGTGCGCTTGCCTCCGAGCCATCTGTGCTGGTACTCGATGAGCCGACTGAAGGTATTCAGCCCTCTATCATCAAGGACATCGGGCGGGTCATTAGGGATTTGGGTTATCAAGGTGAAATGGCAATTATACTGGTCGAGCAGTTTTATGAGTTTGCAGAAGAGCTTGCCGATAACTATACCGTGCTCTCTAGAGGACAAGTAGTTGCTCAAGGGGCTGGAGTTGACATGGCAAAAAACAACATTCAAGAGTTGGTGGCAATCTAA
- the urtD gene encoding urea ABC transporter ATP-binding protein UrtD translates to MLITNADTSNVATSQKVTNDALVKNNPSINNPMKNSKNTPHITVAENTPTRPVTSLAEDCGDSGGLAHPVPKSGPDMRHGIALYLEGVSVWFDSFRALNDLSLYIEAGELRCIIGPNGAGKTTLMDVITGKTRPTKGSAFFGQVHNLAKLSTEEIAEAGIGRKFQKPTVFEKFTVLDNLMLAAPKDKRVSKSWFTRIDAEIQDTLDSTLEQIRLKELINKPAGLLSHGQKQWLEIGMLLMQRPKLILLDEPVAGMTDAETEHTAELCLRLKKNHTLIVVEHDMTFIDAISEKVTVLANGAILAEGTLSEVQNNEAVIETYLGR, encoded by the coding sequence ATGTTAATAACTAATGCTGATACTTCTAATGTTGCTACTTCCCAAAAAGTTACTAACGATGCGCTTGTTAAAAACAATCCTAGTATCAATAATCCAATGAAAAACTCTAAAAATACACCACACATAACGGTCGCAGAAAACACGCCTACCCGACCAGTCACTAGTTTGGCTGAAGATTGCGGAGATAGCGGAGGCTTGGCGCATCCTGTTCCCAAATCAGGGCCGGATATGAGACATGGTATTGCGCTGTATTTAGAAGGCGTTAGCGTGTGGTTTGACTCATTCCGTGCACTCAATGATCTATCTTTATACATTGAGGCAGGCGAGCTACGCTGCATCATCGGCCCTAATGGCGCAGGTAAGACGACTTTAATGGATGTTATTACGGGTAAAACGCGTCCTACTAAAGGCAGTGCATTTTTCGGTCAAGTACATAATTTAGCCAAATTATCTACCGAAGAAATAGCGGAAGCAGGCATTGGCCGTAAGTTTCAAAAACCTACCGTATTTGAGAAATTTACTGTACTCGATAACTTAATGCTGGCCGCGCCAAAGGACAAGCGAGTGTCAAAAAGCTGGTTTACTCGTATTGATGCAGAAATCCAAGATACCCTTGACTCAACGCTTGAGCAAATACGCCTAAAAGAGCTGATTAACAAGCCAGCAGGACTATTATCTCATGGTCAAAAGCAGTGGCTAGAGATTGGGATGTTATTGATGCAAAGACCAAAACTTATCTTACTTGATGAACCAGTGGCAGGCATGACAGATGCCGAAACCGAACATACCGCTGAGTTATGTCTGCGCCTTAAAAAAAATCATACTTTAATCGTGGTTGAGCATGACATGACTTTCATTGATGCCATCAGTGAGAAAGTAACGGTCTTAGCAAATGGCGCTATTTTGGCTGAAGGCACGTTGAGTGAAGTACAGAATAATGAAGCCGTCATTGAGACTTACTTGGGTCGATAA
- the urtC gene encoding urea ABC transporter permease subunit UrtC, with product MRLTQLLSDSPRNAILIGLCFLVLLILPWLHLLPETSSFHLSAYWITLIGKIMALAMVALALDLVWGYAGILSLGHGLYFALGGYAFGMYLTRETAGTGLPDFMRFLSWTELPWYWAGTQHFWWAMALVVLVPGLVAFIFGYFAFRSKIKGVYFSIITQAMTYAAALLFFRNETGFGGNNGFTGFTTLLGYDITASSTRAVLCFTTALALLLSYLGLRYLMSQPYGRVLGAIRDSENRLQYLGYRTLWYKLSAWVLSAVIAGIAGALYVPQVGIINPGEMNPVNSIEMAVWVAAGGRGSLIGAIVGAGAINAIKTYFTVAYPEFWLLILGGLFVVVTLFLPNGIIGVLDRFKKEKE from the coding sequence ATGCGTTTGACTCAATTATTATCTGATTCCCCACGTAATGCCATTTTGATTGGTTTGTGTTTTTTAGTGCTACTGATATTGCCTTGGCTCCATCTACTACCTGAAACCTCTAGTTTTCACCTGTCTGCTTACTGGATAACTTTGATTGGTAAAATAATGGCGCTCGCCATGGTAGCACTGGCTTTAGACTTGGTCTGGGGCTATGCTGGCATCCTAAGCTTAGGTCATGGTCTTTATTTTGCGCTAGGAGGTTATGCCTTTGGCATGTACTTGACGCGTGAAACTGCTGGCACGGGCTTGCCAGATTTTATGCGTTTCTTAAGCTGGACCGAGCTGCCGTGGTATTGGGCAGGCACTCAACATTTCTGGTGGGCGATGGCTCTAGTGGTATTAGTTCCCGGTCTGGTCGCTTTCATCTTTGGCTATTTTGCTTTTCGCTCAAAAATCAAAGGGGTTTATTTTTCGATTATTACTCAAGCCATGACCTATGCGGCAGCCTTATTATTCTTCCGTAACGAAACAGGCTTCGGTGGTAACAATGGCTTCACAGGTTTTACCACGTTATTAGGCTATGACATCACTGCCTCTTCAACGAGAGCTGTGCTGTGTTTTACGACTGCTTTGGCGCTGCTACTGTCCTATCTTGGACTACGCTATCTGATGAGCCAGCCTTATGGGCGCGTGCTCGGTGCCATCCGTGATAGTGAAAATCGCTTGCAGTATTTAGGCTATCGCACGCTTTGGTACAAGCTTTCTGCTTGGGTATTGTCTGCAGTCATTGCTGGTATCGCTGGTGCTCTATATGTACCGCAAGTTGGCATCATTAATCCGGGCGAGATGAACCCCGTCAACTCTATCGAGATGGCAGTATGGGTAGCTGCGGGAGGTAGAGGTTCACTCATTGGTGCTATCGTAGGCGCAGGTGCAATCAATGCGATTAAGACTTATTTTACTGTCGCCTACCCTGAGTTTTGGTTGCTTATCCTCGGTGGATTATTTGTGGTGGTTACTTTATTTCTCCCTAACGGCATCATTGGCGTACTTGATCGTTTTAAAAAGGAAAAAGAATAA